A region of Homo sapiens chromosome X, GRCh38.p14 Primary Assembly DNA encodes the following proteins:
- the LOC124900597 gene encoding serine/arginine repetitive matrix protein 1-like isoform X1 — translation MVAGRAAEREDSRRTGAESEWRASLAQPCRRLDRKDGAATAQPLRRRRHAHSPPPRLLAPRSLAAPPGPAPHQPAYAGSQAPPMRRRGRWGFRGSLDLVKVRPLPVPERAGGQLRSQKPTLMPSSLRVRRPLSPGGRGDPAGMCDMWCPDPRPLTLDLRAAPTLSTLSGVVRRETPAPARVHPGGPARSLRRLPRGRGSVPLPIRDSAPPSAPGLASARPGWTGPWCWFSVPQRGRDQSCYFQMRLARICSGRGSRPEPCNTAFPFQVCKACLRGEKKFPSMRVGTANHVQTLRPVLCVLSLQPALAWWLGDPPAGWCCLWALLKLLSEPGGCPPAWAWLPGCAWQMLLGWMDGWSAARGT, via the exons ATGGTGGCAGGGCGGGCAGCGGAACGGGAGGACAGCCGGAGAACGGGCGCGGAGAGTGAATGGAGGGCGTCGCTGGCTCAGCCCTGCCGCCGCCTGGACCGAAAGGACGGAGCAGCCACCGCGCAGCCGCTAAGACGCCGACGCCACGCCCACTCTCCGCCCCCGCGCCTCCTCGCGCCGCGCTCATTGGCTGCGCCGCCAGGCCCCGCCCCACACCAGCCTGC GTATGCCGGGAGCCAGGCCCCGCCCATGCGCCGTAGGGGCCGCTGGGGGTTCCGCGGCAGCCTTGACCTTGTGAAGGTCAGGCCGCTGCCAGTACCCGAGCGGGCGGGAGGGCAGCTGCGGAGTCAGAAGCCCACCCTGATGCCCAGTTCGCTCCGAGTGCGTCGTCCGCTTTCTCCCGGAGGCCGCGGCGACCCCGCCGGGATGTGCGACATGTGGTGCCCCGACCCCCGACCCTTGACCCTTGACCTCCGGGCAGCTCCGACCCTTTCAACACTCTCCGGGGTCGTGCGTCGGGAGACCCCGGCCCCTGCCCGCGTGCACCCGGGGGGCCCCGCGCGAAGCCTGCGGCGGCTTCCACGTGGGCGCGGCTCAGTCCCGCTGCCGATCCGTGACTCCGCGCCGCCCTCCGCGCCCGGCCTAG CCTCAGCGAGGCCGGGCTGGACGGGGCCCTGGTGCTGGTTTTCAGTGCCTCAGCGAGGCCGGGACCAGAGCTGCTATTTCCAGATGAGGCTGGCTCGCATCTGCTCTGGCCGGGGCTCCAGGCCTGAGCCCTGCAACACGGCGTTCCCTTTCCAAGTCTGCAAAGCCTGTCTTAGGGGAGAGAAGAAGTTTCCTTCCATGCGGGTGGGGACGGCTAACCATGTCCAGACACTGAGACCGGTGCTCTGTGTGCTCAGCCTTCAGCCTGCACTGGCTTGGTGGCTTGGTGACCCGCCAGCAGGGTGGTGCTGTCTGTGGGCTCTGCTCAAGCTCCTCTCAGAGCCAGGAGGATGCCCGCCTGCTTGGGCCTGGCTCCCAGGATGTGCTTGGCAAATGCTtctgggatggatggatggatgg
- the SLC25A6 gene encoding ADP/ATP translocase 3 produces the protein MTEQAISFAKDFLAGGIAAAISKTAVAPIERVKLLLQVQHASKQIAADKQYKGIVDCIVRIPKEQGVLSFWRGNLANVIRYFPTQALNFAFKDKYKQIFLGGVDKHTQFWRYFAGNLASGGAAGATSLCFVYPLDFARTRLAADVGKSGTEREFRGLGDCLVKITKSDGIRGLYQGFSVSVQGIIIYRAAYFGVYDTAKGMLPDPKNTHIVVSWMIAQTVTAVAGVVSYPFDTVRRRMMMQSGRKGADIMYTGTVDCWRKIFRDEGGKAFFKGAWSNVLRGMGGAFVLVLYDELKKVI, from the exons ATGACGGAACAGGCCATCTCCTTCGCCAAAGACTTCTTGGCCGGAGGCATCGCCGCCGCCATCTCCAAGACGGCCGTGGCTCCGATCGAGCGGGTCAAGCTGCTGCTGCAG GTCCAGCACGCCAGCAAGCAGATCGCCGCCGACAAGCAGTACAAGGGCATCGTGGACTGCATTGTCCGCATCCCCAAGGAGCAGGGCGTGCTGTCCTTCTGGAGGGGCAACCTTGCCAACGTCATTCGCTACTTCCCCACTCAAGCCCTCAACTTCGCCTTCAAGGATAAGTACAAGCAGATCTTCCTGGGGGGCGTGGACAAGCACACGCAGTTCTGGAGGTACTTTGCGGGCAACCTGGCCTCCGGCGGTGCGGCCGGCGCGACCTCCCTCTGCTTCGTGTACCCGCTGGATTTCGCCAGAACCCGCCTGGCAGCGGACGTGGGAAAGTCAGGCACAGAGCGCGAGTTCCGAGGCCTGGGAGACTGCCTGGTGAAGATCACCAAGTCCGACGGCATCCGGGGCCTGTACCAGGGCTTCAGTGTCTCCGTGCAGGGCATCATCATCTACCGGGCGGCCTACTTCGGCGTGTACGATACGGCCAAGG GCATGCTCCCCGACCCCAAGAACACGCACATCGTGGTGAGCTGGATGATCGCGCAGACCGTGACGGCCGTGGCCGGCGTGGTGTCCTACCCCTTCGACACGGTGCGGCGGCGCATGATGATGCAGTCCGGGCGCAAAGGAG CTGACATCATGTACACGGGCACCGTCGACTGTTGGAGGAAGATCTTCAGAGATGAGGGGGGCAAGGCCTTCTTCAAGGGTGCGTGGTCCAACGTCCTGCGGGGCATGGGGGGCGCCTTCGTGCTGGTCCTGTACGACGAGCTCAAGAAGGTGATCTAA